The Cryptomeria japonica unplaced genomic scaffold, Sugi_1.0 HiC_scaffold_123, whole genome shotgun sequence genome contains a region encoding:
- the LOC131865857 gene encoding putative germin-like protein 2-3, which produces MAGDSDPLQDFCVADEESKVLVNGFVCKDPMQVSADDFFFRGLGQAGNTDNDVGSNVTMANVKQIPGLNTLGISLVRIDYAVGGINPPHTHPRATEVLVLLEGQLLVGFIDTNNKFFSKTLEKGDVFVFPKALVHFQQNVGHENAVAISALSSQLPGVQTIANSLFAADPPLPDSVLAKAFRITQEVVDYIQKKFA; this is translated from the exons ATGGCAGGGGATTCCGATCCCTTGCAAGATTTCTGCGTTGCAGATGAGGAAAGCAAAG TTTTGGTGAACGGGTTCGTTTGCAAAGACCCAATGCAAGTTTCAGCAGACGACTTCTTCTTCCGGGGACTTGGGCAGGCAGGGAACACCGACAATGATGTGGGCTCCAACGTAACGATGGCGAACGTTAAACAGATACCAGGCCTCAATACGTTGGGAATATCGTTGGTCCGCATCGACTACGCAgtgggtggaataaatcctcctcacacacacccaagagccaccgaagttcttgttttactggaaggccagcttcttgtgggtttcattgacaccaacaacaagtttttcagcaaaacgttggagaagggagatgtgtttgtgtttccaaaggcacttgtgcatttccagcagaatgtggggCATGAAAATGCGGTGGCCATATCTGCATTGAGCAGCCAGCTTCCGGGAGTTCAGACAATCGCCAACTCTCTGTTTGCAGCGGATCCTCCTCTCCCAGATTCCGTATTGGCCAAGGCCTTCCGCATCACACAGGAAGTTGTGGATTACATTCAGAAGAAATTCGCATAA
- the LOC131865839 gene encoding putative germin-like protein 2-1, translated as MANRMIYFTLGLFLLICCYSDRVMAGDSDPLQDFCVADEESKVLVNGFVCKDPMQVSADDFFFRGLGQAGNTDNDVGSNVTMANVKQIPGLNTLGISLVRIDYAVGGINPPHTHPRATEVLVLLEGQLLVGFIDTNNKFFSKTLEKGDVFVFPKALVHFQQNVGHENAVAISALSSQLPGVQTIANSLFAADPPLPDSVLAKAFRITQEVVDYIQKKFA; from the exons ATGGCTAACCGAATGATTTACTTCACACTGGGACTTTTTCTGTTGATATGTTGTTACAGCGACAGGGTCATGGCAGGGGATTCCGATCCCTTGCAAGATTTCTGCGTTGCAGATGAGGAAAGCAAAG TTTTGGTGAACGGGTTCGTTTGCAAAGACCCAATGCAAGTTTCAGCAGACGACTTCTTCTTCCGGGGACTTGGGCAGGCAGGGAACACCGACAATGATGTGGGCTCCAACGTAACGATGGCGAACGTTAAACAGATACCAGGCCTCAATACGTTGGGAATATCGTTGGTCCGCATCGACTACGCAgtgggtggaataaatcctcctcacacacacccaagagccaccgaagttcttgttttactggaaggccagcttcttgtgggtttcattgacaccaacaacaagtttttcagcaaaacgttggagaagggagatgtgtttgtgtttccaaaggcacttgtgcatttccagcagaatgtggggCATGAAAATGCGGTGGCCATATCTGCATTGAGCAGCCAGCTTCCGGGAGTTCAGACAATCGCCAACTCTCTGTTTGCAGCGGATCCTCCTCTCCCAGATTCCGTATTGGCCAAGGCCTTCCGCATCACACAGGAAGTTGTGGATTACATTCAGAAGAAATTCGCATAA